The following coding sequences lie in one Eriocheir sinensis breed Jianghai 21 chromosome 19, ASM2467909v1, whole genome shotgun sequence genomic window:
- the LOC127000986 gene encoding uncharacterized protein LOC127000986 codes for MEWQGGEPIHFLHTNLDQLMQQHSCSHILIVGDLNQHLVARVFDDLLTVHGLTNHVTFPTHNSGSSLDPVISDLPEDIVTCRPLGAVGSSDHLAVLSTIQVATLRDAPMMRTNWLWGKADWEGLQEALCCTPWHTILTGDVDEQVSTFTSTVLSLQNTYVPNHTFKVKPRDQPWFGYECRMAADAKSRAWRRFKEHPTYINKLLHKEECANMRSVQRLAQQRWQDDLKSRLSGRSVGSKAWWTALKDQQGLAPEDQIPPLDRADGSVATRSNDKAEVLAAYFSGKMTVPDPERHPPAMAQLNTASLQFITITTEDVKQQLLKVDTKKALGPDGISPHILNHCAAQLAGPITTIF; via the exons atgGAG TGGCAAGGAGGTGAGCCCATACACTTCCTACACACTAATCTTGACCAGCTTATGCAGCAACACTCCTGCAGCCACATCCTCATCGttggcgacctaaatcaacacttgGTTGCTAGAGTGTTTGACGATCTCCTCACTGTACATGGCCTTACAAACCATGTCACCTTTCCCACCCACAACTCTGGCTCTTCCCTGGATCCTGTTATTAGTGATCTGCCAGAGGATATTGTCACCTGTCGTCCCCTTGGTGCCGTGGGATCCTCAGACCACCTGGCTGTCCTCAGCACGATTCAAGTCGCCACACTGAGGGACGCCCCTATGATGCGTACTAACTGGCTCTGGGGCAAAGCCGATTGGGAGGGACTTCAGGAAGCCCTCTGTTGCACTCCCTGGCATACCATCCTCACAGGTGACGTGGACGAACAGGTCAGCACTTTCACAAGTACTGTTCTTTCCCTTCAGAACACTTACGTCCCTAACCATACCTTCAAGGTCAAGCCTCGTGACCAGCCTTGGTTTGGGTACGAGTGTAGGATGGCTGCCGACGCTAAGAGCAGGGCATGGAGACGCTTTAAAGAACATCCAACCTATATAAACAAGCTGCTCCACAAAGAAGAGTGTGCCAACATGCGAAGTGTGCAGCGTTTGGCTCAACAACGATGGCAGGACGACTTGAAGTCACGACTCTCTGGCCGCTCTGTGGGAAGCAAGGCTTGGTGGACTGCCCTCAAGGACCAACAAGGCCTCGCTCCTGAAGACCAAATTCCTCCATTAGACAGGGCGGACGGCTCGGTAGCCACCAGAAGCAACGACAAGGCAGAGGTATTGGCAGCATACTTCTCAGGGAAGATGACTGTCCCTGACCCTGAACGTCACCCACCTGCCATGGCTCAACTCAACACCGCCTCTCTCCAATTCATCACTATTACCACTGAGGATGTCAAGCAACAATTGCTCAAGGTCGACACCAAGAAGGCCCTTGGACCAGATGGGATATCTCCACACATCCTCAACCACTGCGCAGCCCAGCTTGCaggccccatcaccaccattttttAG